The genomic interval GCCGGGCTCGTCGGGGTCGAGCGTGACGTTCTCGACGCCGAGGTACCGAAGGACCGGCAGTCGCCCGGGTGCGTACTCCTTCCGTTCGGTGAGGTTGCGGACCTCGACCGGTCGCGGGCGGACGTCGGTGTCCAGCAGTTCCTGGACACGCCAGAACACCTCCGTCTGGTCGACCGAGAGGTTCCCGCCCGTGACCTCGACCGACTCGCGGCCGGACCGTTCCGTCGTCGTCTCGGTCGTCACGTCGGTGGACGTTTCGTTCGTCTGCTCGGTCGCGTCGGTGGAGTGGGTGGTCGGTTCCGTCGTCTCCGTCGCGTCCGTCGCGGGGCCGCCAGCGCCACCACACCCCGCGAGGACGACCAAGAGGGCGAGTGCCATCGTCGTTACCTGTCGTCTTCCGTCCATACTGGAGGGTGACAGGGAGGTTGTCAAAAGCATAATGGTTCGGTTCGGGCTTCCCGGAGAGGTCCGCCGACTCAGTCGACAGTTCCGCCGGTAAGCCGGACGATTCCCAGCGCGTGCTCGCCGTGAGTCACCTCCTCGGCGCGGGTCGAGAGCGCCCGGCGGGCGCTCTCGACCCGGTCGTCCAGCACGGTCCACGGCGCGCGCTCGTAGCCGTCCATCCCGGTCGGCGACGAGGCGACCACCAGTCCCCGGAACGCCTGATTGACCGGCCACCCGAACCGGCGGGTGGTCTGGGCGGCGTCCAGCAGGGCGAGGTGGCCGCCCGGCGCGAGCATGTCGGCCCACCGCTCGACGGCCCCCGCGGGGTCGCCGAGCATCCCGACCACGAAGGTCGCCAGAATCGCGTCGGGCGGTTCCCGGAACTCGATTCGGGTCGCGTCGGCCTGCACGACGTGGACGTTCCCCCAGCCCTCGCGTTCGATTCGGTCCCGGGCGCGCTGCAGCATCCCGCGGGTGAAATCGATCCCGACCACCCGGCCGGTCGGTCCGACCCGCTCGCGGAGGTGCGGGAAGTTCGCGCCGGTGCCACATCCCATCTCGACGACCGTGTCGCCCGGTTCGAGCCCCAGCGCGTCGGCCGCGCGGTCGCGCAACCGTCCGAGTCCGGGCGTCGCGCGCGCGAGAATGTCGTACAGGTCGGCCCACCGACCGTAGAACCGCTGGGCCGCGGTCACTCCCCCCGACATGGACGGGGCTACGACCCACGGCGGCAAAAATCCGCCGAGAAAAATCCCCCACCGTCCGGTCCGATATTTGAAACAACGTACATGTGGTGGGGAGTTGATGAATGACTGGGGGACGAGGGTATGAAAGACGACACGACAGAACGACGGGGAGGCGTGCGTACCGACTCCGGCGTGTCTCGACGCCGATTCATCGAGGCCGCCGGAGCGTCCGGCATCGCCGCGGGACTGACCGGCTACGTCGGCGAGGGCGGCGTCTCCGGGAGCGTCCAGTCGCAGGGCACCACCATCCAGTGGGCCTCGGACCAACTGGCCGCCGACAACGAGGACGAGATAGTCCAGTCGCTGTACGACAACGGGCTCTCGGAGGACATCGAGATAGACATCCTCGCGGGCGCGTGGGGCGGCGGCCGACAGTCCCAGTACCAGCAGTGGCTGTCGTCGGGCCGAGAGAAGCCCGACGTGTTCATGATGGACACCGGGTGGACCATCCCGTTCATCGTCCGCGAGCAGGTCGTGGACCTGAGCCAGGAGCTACCGGAGGACGCGATCTCGACCATCGAGGACGACTACTTCCAGGCCCACGTCGACACCGCGCGAGGACCGGAGGGGAACCTCCACGGCGTGCCGCTGTTCATCGACCTGCCGACGATGCAGTACCGCAGGG from Halorussus salilacus carries:
- a CDS encoding class I SAM-dependent methyltransferase, encoding MSGGVTAAQRFYGRWADLYDILARATPGLGRLRDRAADALGLEPGDTVVEMGCGTGANFPHLRERVGPTGRVVGIDFTRGMLQRARDRIEREGWGNVHVVQADATRIEFREPPDAILATFVVGMLGDPAGAVERWADMLAPGGHLALLDAAQTTRRFGWPVNQAFRGLVVASSPTGMDGYERAPWTVLDDRVESARRALSTRAEEVTHGEHALGIVRLTGGTVD